The following are encoded in a window of Halosolutus halophilus genomic DNA:
- a CDS encoding PAS domain S-box protein encodes MSDQARSSGGRFWADAAGEHALDRYSTLVNMVDDGIYQLDADGRFVAVNDTIVELTGYSREEILGEHASLMLADDDVSRIQHEIDRRLTADDRQNEAIEFTAWTADGDTIPCEMELHLVVEDSTLQGSIGVVRDITDRKQAERELRQERDLVKGIVETSPVGIAVVDADGEVSFANERAEKIYGRSRDELSGFSHDDPRWDLVDENGKPLKTGEAPFDHVVTEEEAIYDQVLGLRKPSGERVWVSVNGAPQLNEDSELERAVFVFEDVTEQRENERRLEKSEQRYRTLVENFPNGSVGMFDEDMRYTAVGGQLLNTLDMEPEDRIGRTIHEIHSDDLVEQIKPYFQGALAGEAGTFEIEFRGRYLHVHALPVRDATDEVFAGMIVVQDVTERKKRERELERNKEHLETLFEVLPVGVVVAEADGEIIEANDTAHMIWGGDVFDADSIEEYDRYPVRWAHSDVRVEPEEMTLARVVNGEEVTEPDIFEIDTADGERRIIRAEGMPIRDGTGEVTRGVVTLSDITERKEAQRQLEESERLYRTLTENFPNGTVGVYDHDLRYTLAAGEKVGDPAPSAEEIEGTRMPELYSDDAVTDLEPLFRTAIEDGETGTIETEVVGRDWRVWATPLRDADGEIYAGLSFAQDITEQKEHERELERALDLLERTERIADVGGWELNPQTQDVFWTDHVFELLEVHSDEEPPLDEALDMYHEEDKPIVEDAVEDALASGDPFDVEVRLRTAASDQIRWLRLQGDPETVDDEVISFRGAVQDITERKQREQRLEELIERLEESNERLEQFAYAASHDLQEPLRMVSSYLQLIERRYADDLDEDAQEFIEFATDGADRMRNMIDGLLQYSRVETQGDDFEPVELNAVVEDVCDDLQVRIEETDAEITADSLPRVNSDEEQLRQVFQNLLDNAIEYSDDEPPKVDISAERNDAKWVVSVSDEGIGIEPDDADRVFEVFQSLHPPDEHGGTGIGLAVCKRIVERHNGDIWIDSEPGEGTTFSFTLPAASDHEG; translated from the coding sequence ATGAGCGATCAAGCAAGGAGTTCAGGGGGCAGATTCTGGGCGGACGCTGCCGGCGAACACGCACTCGATCGCTACTCTACTCTCGTCAATATGGTCGACGACGGTATCTACCAGCTCGACGCCGATGGGCGGTTCGTCGCGGTGAACGATACCATCGTCGAATTAACCGGCTACTCTCGAGAGGAGATCCTCGGCGAGCACGCGTCGCTCATGCTCGCCGACGACGACGTCAGCCGTATCCAGCACGAGATCGATCGGCGGCTCACCGCCGACGACCGTCAGAACGAGGCCATCGAGTTCACGGCCTGGACGGCCGACGGTGACACAATCCCGTGTGAAATGGAGCTACACCTGGTCGTCGAAGATAGCACGTTGCAGGGGTCCATAGGGGTCGTGCGCGACATCACCGACCGCAAGCAGGCGGAACGCGAACTCCGACAAGAACGCGATCTCGTCAAAGGAATCGTCGAGACCAGTCCCGTCGGAATCGCGGTCGTCGACGCCGACGGCGAGGTGTCCTTCGCCAATGAGCGCGCCGAGAAGATATACGGTCGCTCCCGTGACGAACTCAGCGGTTTCTCCCACGACGACCCTCGCTGGGATCTCGTTGACGAGAATGGCAAGCCGCTCAAGACGGGAGAAGCACCGTTTGACCACGTAGTCACGGAGGAAGAGGCGATCTACGATCAGGTCCTCGGCCTTCGCAAGCCCTCCGGTGAGCGCGTCTGGGTGTCAGTCAACGGCGCCCCGCAATTGAACGAGGACAGTGAACTGGAACGGGCCGTATTCGTGTTTGAGGACGTGACCGAGCAACGTGAGAACGAGCGCAGGCTCGAAAAGAGCGAACAGCGGTACCGGACGCTTGTCGAGAACTTCCCGAATGGATCGGTGGGTATGTTCGACGAGGATATGCGGTACACCGCAGTTGGTGGACAGCTCTTGAATACGCTCGATATGGAGCCGGAGGACCGAATCGGAAGAACCATCCACGAAATCCATTCGGACGATCTCGTTGAACAAATCAAACCATACTTCCAGGGCGCACTCGCGGGAGAGGCCGGTACCTTCGAGATCGAGTTCAGGGGCCGATACCTCCACGTGCACGCTCTCCCGGTAAGGGACGCCACAGACGAGGTGTTCGCTGGCATGATCGTCGTCCAGGACGTTACCGAGCGCAAGAAACGCGAACGCGAACTCGAGCGAAATAAGGAGCACCTCGAGACTCTATTCGAGGTGCTCCCGGTCGGTGTCGTCGTCGCGGAGGCTGACGGAGAGATAATCGAGGCCAATGATACCGCACACATGATCTGGGGCGGGGACGTCTTCGACGCCGACTCCATCGAGGAGTACGACCGGTACCCGGTGCGATGGGCTCATTCGGACGTGCGAGTCGAACCTGAGGAGATGACGCTGGCCCGTGTGGTCAACGGCGAAGAGGTGACCGAACCCGATATCTTCGAGATTGACACTGCTGACGGCGAGCGACGGATCATCCGAGCGGAGGGCATGCCGATCCGGGACGGGACTGGCGAGGTGACCCGCGGAGTCGTCACCCTGAGCGACATTACCGAGCGCAAGGAGGCGCAGCGTCAACTCGAAGAATCTGAGCGACTCTACCGTACATTGACCGAGAACTTTCCGAACGGGACGGTCGGCGTCTACGACCACGACCTCCGGTACACGCTGGCGGCAGGGGAGAAAGTGGGCGACCCCGCACCCAGCGCAGAGGAAATCGAAGGGACACGAATGCCAGAGCTATACTCCGACGATGCCGTGACGGATCTCGAGCCGTTATTCCGAACTGCCATCGAAGACGGCGAGACCGGAACCATCGAAACCGAGGTTGTCGGTCGCGACTGGCGGGTATGGGCCACACCGTTACGGGATGCGGACGGCGAGATATATGCCGGACTGAGCTTCGCCCAAGATATCACCGAGCAAAAGGAACACGAACGTGAACTCGAACGGGCACTCGACTTGCTTGAGCGGACTGAGCGCATCGCGGACGTCGGTGGCTGGGAGCTCAATCCACAGACCCAGGACGTGTTCTGGACCGACCACGTCTTCGAACTCCTGGAGGTACACTCCGACGAGGAACCCCCGCTGGACGAGGCGCTCGACATGTATCACGAGGAGGACAAACCGATCGTTGAGGATGCCGTCGAGGACGCGCTCGCCTCCGGCGACCCCTTCGATGTCGAGGTGCGGCTCCGGACGGCGGCCAGCGACCAAATACGCTGGCTTCGACTTCAGGGAGATCCGGAGACCGTCGACGACGAGGTCATCTCGTTCCGCGGGGCGGTTCAGGACATCACCGAACGTAAACAGCGCGAGCAGCGACTCGAAGAACTGATCGAAAGGCTCGAGGAATCGAACGAACGCCTGGAGCAATTCGCCTACGCCGCCTCTCACGACCTGCAAGAACCCCTGCGGATGGTCTCCAGCTACCTCCAACTCATCGAACGACGCTATGCTGACGACCTCGACGAGGATGCGCAGGAGTTCATCGAGTTCGCCACCGACGGCGCCGACCGAATGCGCAACATGATCGATGGGCTCCTTCAGTACTCACGAGTCGAGACACAGGGTGACGACTTTGAGCCAGTCGAGTTGAACGCCGTCGTTGAGGACGTCTGCGATGATCTTCAAGTCCGGATCGAGGAGACTGACGCCGAAATCACCGCTGACTCGTTGCCACGCGTCAACAGTGACGAGGAGCAGTTGCGCCAAGTGTTCCAAAACCTGCTGGACAACGCCATTGAGTACAGCGACGATGAACCGCCCAAGGTGGATATCTCAGCCGAACGAAACGATGCTAAATGGGTCGTCTCGGTCAGCGACGAGGGGATCGGTATCGAGCCAGACGACGCCGACCGCGTCTTCGAGGTGTTCCAGAGCCTCCACCCCCCAGACGAACATGGAGGGACGGGGATCGGGCTCGCGGTGTGCAAGCGCATCGTCGAGCGCCACAATGGTGATATTTGGATCGACTCCGAACCTGGCGAGGGGACAACATTCTCGTTTACACTACCTGCGGCGAGTGACCACGAGGGATAG
- a CDS encoding Cdc6/Cdc18 family protein, which produces MIADPRVFDDKFIPPNLLHREDEIEQLLRRFTTGPCDTDALISGPSGVGKTLLAKKAVDRLQRQTGVTRVFVDSLGKTTGGVLRAVLEQHPNGPDDVPRTMTVDVACRELRDAIDDETIVVLDEGDDLPETEAIGELLAIADVTVVAIAHDGTDWLSRLDVDDGHPFDQEHVELDRYRVPELADILERRARQGLHGDVVSRAQLEAIADEVAGVARKGIQSLRAAAELAHDRGHLWIQDRDVDDAYERAQHRIRELNLESLPYHHQVLYAIVHEAGELSGEELHDRYDAVADAVYEGTPVCPIGERARRNKFPKLEAYDLIAFDGTTKDRVYEAIDPTIEPVVELPDNPTLSR; this is translated from the coding sequence ATGATCGCGGATCCGCGGGTGTTCGACGACAAGTTCATTCCACCCAATCTGCTGCATCGAGAGGACGAGATCGAGCAGCTTCTCCGCCGATTCACGACCGGCCCCTGCGACACGGACGCACTCATCTCGGGCCCGAGCGGGGTCGGCAAGACACTCCTCGCGAAGAAGGCCGTCGATCGTCTTCAACGACAGACGGGCGTCACCCGTGTCTTTGTTGATTCACTCGGCAAAACCACTGGGGGCGTCCTTCGAGCAGTCCTCGAGCAGCACCCAAATGGACCAGACGACGTCCCACGGACTATGACAGTGGACGTGGCCTGCCGCGAACTCCGCGACGCGATCGACGACGAGACGATCGTCGTTCTGGACGAAGGTGACGACCTGCCGGAGACCGAGGCGATCGGCGAACTACTCGCGATTGCCGATGTGACCGTCGTCGCGATCGCTCACGATGGGACCGACTGGCTCTCGCGACTGGACGTCGACGACGGCCATCCATTCGACCAGGAACACGTCGAACTCGATCGCTATCGCGTACCCGAGCTCGCGGATATCCTCGAGCGGCGGGCCCGGCAGGGATTGCACGGGGACGTCGTCTCGCGAGCGCAACTCGAGGCGATCGCGGATGAGGTCGCTGGCGTTGCCCGCAAGGGAATCCAGTCGTTGCGAGCCGCTGCCGAGTTAGCACACGATCGTGGCCATCTTTGGATCCAGGATCGCGACGTCGACGATGCCTACGAGCGCGCGCAGCACCGGATCCGAGAGTTGAACCTGGAGTCACTCCCGTATCATCATCAGGTGCTCTACGCGATCGTCCACGAGGCCGGTGAGCTTTCGGGTGAAGAGTTACACGATCGCTATGATGCAGTGGCCGATGCGGTCTACGAAGGGACGCCCGTCTGTCCGATCGGAGAACGGGCCCGGCGTAATAAGTTCCCGAAGCTCGAGGCGTACGATCTCATCGCATTCGACGGGACGACCAAAGATCGGGTCTACGAGGCGATCGATCCGACTATCGAACCAGTCGTCGAGTTGCCGGACAATCCGACACTCTCCCGATAG